The Culex pipiens pallens isolate TS chromosome 2, TS_CPP_V2, whole genome shotgun sequence DNA window AGGTAAGATTGGAGCGGGTCGTCACCAAGTGGGCCGGCTCGATCGAGATGGGCGTCACAACTCACAGCCCACAGGAGCTGGACTTCCCCTTCACCATGACAAATGTCCGTTCCGGTACGTGGATGATGACCGGAAATGGCGTGATGCAAAACGGCATGACCGTGATCGAGCAGTACGGTCAAAATCTAGACCGCTTGCAGGTTGGAGATCGCGTCGGTGTCGTTCGCAAGGACGACGGAACGCTGCACTTCTGGGTCAACGGAGTTGACCAAGGCCCGGCTGCTTCCAACGTCCCCGAAAAGGTCTACGGCGTAATCGACCTGTACGGACAAGCGGCGCAAGCCAGCATCGTAGACACGTCCGAGTGCGGCACTCCGGACACCGGAAATTCAACAATCTCAAACACCACACTCTTCAGCAGTGAACCCAAGCTGAAGTTCCACTCCGTTCACGGAAAGAACGCCCGAATCTCAAACGGAGGCCTCACCGCATGTCGTCCCAAAGCCCTAGCAGAGTTCAACGACTCGATCGTGTTCAGCAATCGTCCGCTGAGACAACGCGAACTCTTCGAGATCGTCCTCGAAACGGTCGTAGACCAGTGGAACGGCTCGATAGAAATCGGCGTAACCGGAATCCGGCCGGACGAGCTCAGCCTGCCAAGCACCGCAACCGATCTCGAACACGACACCATCATGATCTCCGGAACGACCCTGATGCGCAACGGAGTTACAATCCGCAACGATCTCCCGTTCGATCTGGACACCCTCTCGGCGAGCTCGCGTGTCGGAGTCATGCGCAACGGCGACAACATCCACTTCTTCATCAACGGCGTCGACCAGGGCCCGTACTACGAGTGCAAGGCTCCGAATCTGTACGCGGTGATCGACCTGTACGGACAGTGCGCCCAGGTCAGCATCACCACACCGCTCCCGGACATTCGAGCTCCTTACGCCATCAGCGAAAACTCGCAGAGCCTGCAAGCGACCTCCGTTATTCAACCGGCACTCGAAGCGAAACATCGCTGGTCGTGCATCTCCGGCAACGTTACGCTCATGCAGAACTGGACGTTGGCTTCACGTTGCACCAATACGGCACTGTCGCACTGTCTGGTCTTTTCCGAGCGACCCCTCGTGGTCGGAGAGACGTTCGAGATTAAGATCACCGAGATCAATCCGCTGTACGCGGGTAGCTTGAAGGTTGGTGTCACCGACCTCAACCTTTCGGACGAACACGTCCGCAAGAACATCCCAATCAGCATGAAGCGCATCCCGGCGAACGTTTGGTACGTCAGCGGAAACGAGGTTCGGTACAATTCTACGCTGCTGCAGAAGTCGCTGGCATCGCTGGATTGGCTACGGGTTGGCGATCGCATCGCGATCGAGCTAACCGCTTCGCGCACGCTGAAGATCCTGCTCAACTCGGAAGACATGAACATCAGCTTCCAGAACGTTTCGGAAGACATTTTCGCCGTGGTTGAACTGCTCGGGTCAACGATGGCCGCTCAGGTCATCTCCTCGCAAGGCCCTTCGTCTCCGTTGAGACCGTGCAGCTTGCGCTTGCAGGACTCACTGGAGCTTGGCCTCGATCCGCTGAACAAGCAGGATTCCATGCTGGAATCCATCGACTCCGACTCGCTATCGTTCGAGTTCTCCGAATGTCACGGCAAGAACATCCAACTCCTCGACGACAAAAAATCCGCCGGACGAATGCAATCCTACCACCAGGGCGTGGTCTGCCTCTCGAAACCGCTCTGCAAGGGTCACAGCGTAAGCATCAAGATCCTGCAGGTCAACCCCAAGTGGAAGGGAACCATCGCCGTTGGCGCGCTCGGAGTTTGCCCCACCACGCACCAGTTCCCGTTCCCAACGTCCGCCATCCTGTTCCGACGACCCTGCTGGATCGCCACCCACGACTACATCAACATCAACGGCAACAAAACCCAGTCCAAGTACGCGGAAATCTTCGAACAGATCCAACCGGGAACCATCATCACGCTAACGCTGACCCACGCCGGTAACCTGGGCATCACCTTCGGCCAAACCCAGCTCGACGACCTGGCCATCGGGCTGCCGCACCACATCTATCCGGTGTTTGACATCTACGGCCGTTGCGAGCGGATCGGGATCGTTAATGGGGACGCCAAGGGTGGCAGTCCGATCAACGAGGAGCTGGCACTACCCGCGGGAGCGGTTCCGCTTGGTGTCGGTGGAGTCGCGGAAGGATCGTCCGCGCTGGAGGTGGAGAACGTGCCGCAGTGCGAAAAAGCCGATCTGGAGGTGCACGAGAAGGAAACGGACGTGGCGGGTGCCTCGAACCCGGGAACGTCGTCTTCGATGTGAGTTTTAACGGGGATGTCGGGTTGTTTTGCTGGAACTAATCGATTTCGCTGTTTTCAGGAGCCGCTCCGTAATGGACAGCGTGTCCGAGAATCTGCTGATGAACATTTCCATCAAGAATCGAACCGCCAACGAGGCCAGGAATCAGGATTTATCCAACTCGTGGTGagtaataatttttgtttagagTCGCACGCTGGCACGTGGATTTAGCTAAGCCGCTTCAAATGGTGAATAAACGCTGGATTAAACCGTTTCTTACCCACAAACGCTTGATTTTCACTGTTTTGCTTGTAAACAAATATTGAGGAAACTGACTGACTGACATTTCGATCAACAATTAAGTTTCGCTTTCCAGCCGTTCCATGATCCGTTAGCAAACGTCAAACGTACACGTTAAATTTGGAcaacctcaattttaaattttcagctgCCTCCGCGACTCGCTCCAGCTGCAACATTCCACGAATCTCAACATCCAGCGAAGCCAGAGCACGCATCGCTTCAACGCGCTGCAGGGCAGCTTCGACAGCAACCGCGGCGAGCTGTCCCAGTCGGTCAACTTTGACGAGGGCTTCGAAGACTACCGCAGCACGACTGGAGCGGCAGCCACTTCTGCGGCTGCCGTAACGGCGGCAGCTTCCGGTGCAGCTGGCCAGGCGAACCAGGAGAGCAACACCGATCCCAACTATCTGGAGGACGTGGACAGCAACATTGATTTCAGCATTCAACTGAACGAGTCCGAGCCGGAAGAGGACAGCAACACAATCGCCAACAATCGGGCAAAGCTGGGGTTGCCGCTGCAGAACAGCTGCTCGACGGCTCCGGAACATCAACCTCCGGCGGAGTCGTCAGCAGTGGCATCTACAACTACCACGGGAACTTCCACCGGTCGTCGCGCCAACGTGGTCGAGTTCGCCGAGGATCCGGTCGTACGGCTGTCCCGCGCCAACTCGATCTCGTCGGCCGCTTCGGTGCTGAGCGTGGCCGAGAACAAGGACTGCGACTACCTGAAGCTGGTGATGGGCTTCAAGCGGACGCTGATGCTGCCGGACGTGTTCTTCGCCGGGGACAGCTTCGGGTGCTTCTGCGAGGGTTGCGCTCCTTCGCTGCAGGGCACGATGGTCAGCGGGTGGGTGCGGTTCAAGATCAACCAGCAAACGCTGAACAGTTCCTGCGATGGCCGGATGACTGGGGACGATTCTGTTTGGACTACGGCGTACTACAACGCGCGGGTGGAGAAGATACGGTCGGTGCTGGATCACGGTCAACCGTTGCCGATTGGTGAGAGATCTCTTGAAACCACGAATTTCTCAATCCTCAATACCTGTTCTTTCAGAATCGTGCCAATTCCTGCCGGAAGGTACCACAGTCGGGGACAACTTTGTACCCGGCACGCACATCTTGCTGCAGTCGCAGCCGGACTCGAGCGAGCGTTCGCAGCGTTCGTCGTTCCACCGGTACATGGCCAGCGGAGTGTGCTATCGGATTTGCGCCACCTTTGAGGTTCGCGTGAGGTCGCAGGCGCTGTCCAGCATTGAGTTTCCGGATGCGGCCGGCAGTGGTGTAGGAGAGGGCGGGTCAAGCACTTCCGGTGCCGGAAGTGCTGGGCTGCGTCATTGGACGACGAAGGAGGCGGACGCTTGCGTACTGACTGCATTGATGGTGCTGCTGGCACCGGCTTAAGACGAGAGACTGCATTtgaatgtatttaaagtattgtaTTGACTGTTTAAGATATATGTGTAATTCCGTACTGACAATTGTGTTCTAACAATTTTCTTCGCTTATTGTCACtctccgcaaacgtcaaaccatccAAATTTGTTGCTGGATCTCTTCCGGAAGAGATACTGGAATCTTTTTCTTAGAATGTATTCTCTTTCTCTAAGCATTTCCAAGCCGTTTCTGCACCAACTCCGTGTCTGACCGGAAGGCCTTTGTTTGAGATCTGATTTTCACTTGATAAAGAGACGCTGTTTTGAGCCGTTCCTAACCTGGGAAACAGAAGCAGGTCCAAAAATATCCGGAATCCGTAATAAAGCAATTTTCTTACAACAGCTGCCAAATGACGTGATTTTGTTGGCATTTCATTTTCCATCTGTTCCTTCAGTCGTTAAACGACTTTCGATGCTGTCAGTTGTTTTATGAATGTCAACAAACACGTTAAAGTTAGAAAAGCAAATTTGGAATACATTTCGAGCTGCAGCAAGTGATTAAAAATGGGACTTTCTCACAAATAATTACTCTCGCTTGGCGTTTTCTTTCCTGGAACATTGTGAACTGTGTctttttcgtttattttattattttctggtTATTATCAGTAGATTTTGAGAATGAAATGAAACTTGTCGCGCTCGGTCAGTACACTATTCGAATATtatcgattaaaaaaacaataataaattatTCCAAAAAGAAGGAAGCTAAAGCACACACACGTATATATAAAGAATAGAATCAACTATAAATAAAGAGAAATATCGCAGAATATTTACCCCGTCTTCGTCTCCACCTGCTTCGAAACTCCCCTCTACATCGCATCAAAGTGGAACCGATGTGCCTCCAGCGATCTCTGGATGCGATCCTCGCGCTTTTCCTTCGCGTACAGGATCAAAATCAGCAACAGAATCACCAAACAGATCCCCCCGAGCGCCACCACACTCATCAGGATCAGCTTGCTCGGCGTCACGAACAGCTGCGCCTTCCACTTTTCCGTCTGGTCGATCGGACGCGGAACGACGATCATCTGGGAGTTGGGGATGAGTTGGGTCCAGGTGCGCGAGTGGTTCGACAGGCCGACGGTGAGCGAGTCGACAAAGTTGGGCGTGCGACCCAGGCCGAAGGTGGTGTACGGGAGATGGAGCGAGAAGTAAGCGGACTGGGGGAGCTGGGCGGAGGCGCCGTGCTGCGGGTCGCCGTCCTGGGTGGTGGTGTTGTACTCGATGCGAGGACCGGGCAGGTTGGTTCCTGTGGGGGGAGAGATGTTAAgatattataaatatttttttagaataatttttgattgtttaagACCATTCTATAGCATTGTAGTTCGGATGGCACATCGATGGTACACAATACCGACAATCTGATTGTCGACTTTCGCTATCACAATGTTTCTCGATCTATCGATACCTCCTTCAGCCCTTTCAAACTTCATACTGCAATGCTTTTCTTCGATGTGATCCCTAGctcaattttttctcaaaaagccataacaaaaaaaaaaacgaaaattttaatattcaaaaatgcaaataatcgaaacataaaaattaaaaaaaaacccgatttaatcccacctggggtgagatagagcctttcttacaaaaggaagttaacggcagttgattttttttttcaaagaaatagcaatataaagaatggtccattcataatacaattcgaaactcaaccatattttttcatataactgaaaagcgctggtttttgcccatttgccatggccggttgtaagctgtgctcgcacacaagcattttcgattttttaaatcagaacacaTTGTTTTTGCGACAGAGATTTAGTtcacaatttgcgatgttcataatgttttctgcatatcgctaaattgttcgtattctctgagtgttttttttgcacttttcaaaatattataagttaacgagaaaacaaaataattccgtcctgctccagagcgttaaagtggtaacaaaatgactggcagaaagtgtttcaacacccgagaatttgccgtgttgtaaacaacgatgtaacggtaaagccgcataaatgttcttgaaagctttgaaacgcctactgtaattcactaaactgtcatttaggcgttaggcaaaattgtgagctttcaataagcaagcatttaggcgtttttgggattgggaagcatacaacgactgagcgctcggtgggacttcactacgacaaacgcaaacgtaccgaataaaccaccgtggtgcgctggtacgatgaacaaaaatactaatacacaaaaaggctagtaccgaagctagaaaaccaaacccgcgatgtgcgttgtcactggcacatgggaagcttgaacgcttcccagaaattcgttcgctcagagttcgatcagagaatgagcaaaacaaaaaagaaaggcaaaagaatgagcatgaggcttcagaacagatagctgcttgcgtctagtttgcgttcactgaagcttagcatagaaaataatgataggcgatgtgtgatgaacgagcaatcgataaagcaacttgcactaaaagggggtaatctagtatcaaaactctaCACGCGCCAGCATTtctcgcgtctgcatgtgaagctcaacttggcaacttgtcgacgaggcgacgatcgatcgtccatgattttttgcagatttttcgaatgaatatttctcgagaaatgatttgggaacgaagcttgatttggcgtcggtgccaaaagcaaacactatacctttctttagtaagaaaggcaaaaatggaaattttctaaaatctgaacggtaaatccaaatgaggtcaaatttgtttcagaacatcgagtatggtctagattatgatgtggagaaaaaaaattcgataaaatgccaaaggaatagttttggcatttggtgaaaattggcttttaccttttttaggggtttttccccctcacagtgaattagtccacaagctgtaaatcaaaaaccacattaccgacatggatgaaaatttgggaggatgtagggctggaaaaatgcaattttttggacaaataaacgatttcaatacttcaattttcgaccgaattttcatttgaaaaccgcctgatttggtgaaaacacactccgagtccccataaaaaatggataaattcaaatttggtatggaactggttcaggttcagcacatcccctttcaaatgcgcccaagagagcttaaatccataatgtgggctctgagaaaccccctaccacaaaattgagcacttttttaccacacacggacgtcacgcgtgctctacagtaaattaagcgccaaaattcggatattggaggtagacgaattctgtcattgtcaatcgatcgggcgtcgaaaatcgatcgtccatgattttttgcagatttttcgaatgaatatttctcgagaaatgatttgggaacgaagcttgatttggcgtcggtgccaaaagcaaacactatacctttctttagtaagaaaggcaaaacacaCACATTTTAGAAACTCAAAATCTAGaaacttcaaaaacataaaaaaaaacttaaaaatttatcaaaaatctgtattaaaaaaaatctaagttcgattttttttaaatttagttgataaaaaaataaaaaaagacattgaaaatcttacaattaaaaaatacggaaattttaagcattaaaaaactgcgaaatgcaaaaaaaaaaatgcaaaaacaaaaaaaaatgtggtattaaaaaaagtttaacaaaattaaaaaaaaatcagtagtaAAAATACAGTTTTAAATTCCAGAGctttagaaatttttttattaaaaaatctggggatcacaaaaaaattaataaagcaAAGCaagtctagatttttttttttacaaaattggaaATATACTACAAACTATACTGTTTATGATCgcaaaaatgtcccatatgcattttcatcatttttgtgtaattgatgcagtttggtccAAAATCGtgagatctttcagaaaagtttacaatatccagtactttgttctagaaatcaggaggaaatccagttttttcgcgaaaacttaacacgtaaccttatgtgtgggacaaacttcaaatgcgtttttctcagctcaGCAGTTTTTGCAtacgggacatttatgcgaacatgggggGGGGTATAAAGGTCCTGTTATctaagatgtattttttttaaatttaaacaagaaatattaaaaacaaaaatataggaactcaaaaatcttaataactcaaaaacacaaacattaaaaaatcctaaactaaaaattaaaaaaatatcgaaattataaaaatcaaaattcaaaaatgtataaattaatttaaaaagaaaatttgaaaatttcgtagtgttaaaaagtaataaaaatatgaaaataaaaaaaaaaactgaattttcaacttaaaaaatagaaataaaaaagttgaaaaatgaaaaataaaaaaaaattattagaaaaaaattgcatttcaaagttaaaaaaagttgaaaaattcagtaattaaaaatcgagaaattaaaagtgagagtgtgtgcgtgcaacatggagttaaacttttcaaagtgtcatggtaaccttcacagcaacttcatagaaagtttaactccatgttgcacacactctcacttttaatttctcgataggtattgaatttataaaatttcagagGTAAAGGGATTAGGGATTAGAAAAAATGAATGAAGCATTAtctggataatcaaatcacgaaaatattatttttcacaaaatttggaTCGCTAACCTGATACGTGTTACAAAAATGCTACAAACTATCCAATTTCCTGTTatctaaaatgtatttttattaaaatttagaaactcaaaaatccagaaacataaaaactcaaaaacacaatcattaaaaaaccataaacgaaaaattaaaaaaattcggaagaaaaaaaaatcaaaattcaacaaggggaccatccataaaccacgtggacacttttttgggaatctgtgaacaattgtccatatataaaaaatcttttttgtatggatcgtggacaatcaccatacCCCCCTCCcctaaagtgttcacgtggtttatggatggtcccaagttaggccgttgcaaatatttttcaaaatttcagtaacaacatttcaaaagggcgaaacctacGATCCTGCCGTTTCGAGAAaagcaacattcaaaattttgcaattccgatcaattcctattttcacaaaaaagcatgataaccatcatttttttcaaaacttaacaGAAAATAGCAATGATTTCATCACAgagagcaatttgaaaataattaaggtgtttttgctattaaaaattgagaaaaacaaattaggcctttttgaagagcgtgcctccattttcgccccaccatattcgccacccactcaaccaaaacaacggtttagcccgtcaggttacgccacaaagcaaaagtaaacaacagattcgcccttttgttttttgttcatttttcgggtttttaaagaaaaaaagtggtgaaacaactattttatcattgtgaaacgttacagtcagtgataatacagtgatatttgcaacctcagtgataaaaaattgGTCTAGAAAGCCTTCATAAGGAGTCCGATTCAGGCCAAGGCTCGTTGAGCTAGGATACACCGTAAGTAGCAAGTTGGTTTGACGATGTGGTCTATATTGAAGTGACGTTCCTTGGGGTGTCCCCGCCGGAAGTGGGAGACACCATCCTGCCTTCtcaatctttgcatagcttcGATGGTTACGGAGGCGATGATTTTGTACGGCATTACTCCTAAACCTCCCTACACTAACTTTTTGTCCTGCAACTGTTCGACCCAGAATCCCCGGATGTCCCATGAACCGGTAAATTATGGACCTTCACATCTAGATTGTGAATCCAGACCAGATCCGATactacaataattgaaattaaaaatttatgtatttaggatcatacaaatctgtgtttgttgtggaattgtggtcagagacatcaaaaacatacattttgatccattttaaggATTGTCAGGTTcaaattcactaaattataacgaaaaattagtgtttctaaatatacgtcggaacttgcagaaaacactacattcgcccctcgtgattggatgaaaacacaagggcggaaactcaatttggtttgttttgattgatgttgttgattagcccttttgtttttttgcttgtaaaactacgtattttcagaattttgtgatgatggaaggtgttttagaatcagttttgttcgctttatatgattctgacaaaaactcagtttgtttacatctgagggtttcgccctattgaaaagttgttacagatttattttgagcagaaaataaaattttcgttaatacttagatattttggaaactaatgatggcaaaacaactggacaggtgtataatgcattttaaaacacttttttcattaaaatgttgaaaccatgactcgtaatttcaatttttatacttttttatttttttgcctattACAatgaaagtaaaataaaatgttaaaatgattcagttattaaaaaaaggtactgattttttttttaaatttcagagatATAgagtatatttaatttttaaaatctagcgattaaaaaaaataatcaggcattatccggataatttaatctaaaaatattatttttcacaaaatttggaTCTCTACCAAATACAACACCAAAATGCGACAAATTATCTAATTTCAAGATATTActattattatgattttttgaatataacattataatttcgaattttcagattttttttaagaattaaaaattttaggaattaaagaatttaagaatataagaataaaaGTATACacgaattaaagaattaaagaattaaagaattaaagaattaaagaattaaagaattaaagaattaaagaattaaagaattaaagaattaaagaattaaagaattaaagaattaaagaattaaagaattaaagaattaaagaattaaagaattaaagaattaaagaattaaagaattaaagaattaaagaattaaagaattaaagaattaaagaattaaagaattaaagaattaaagaattaaagaattaaagaattaaagaattaaagaattaaagaattaaagaattaaagaattaaagaattaaagaattaaagaattaaagaattaaagaattaaagaattaaagaattaaagaattaaagaattaaagaattaaagaattaaagaattaaagaattaaagaattaaagaattaaagaattaaagaattaaagaattaaagaattaaagaattaaagaattaaagaattaaagaattaaagaattaaagaattaaagaattaaagaactaaagaattaaagaattaaagaattaaagaattgaagaattaaagaattaaagaattaaagaattaaagaattaaagaattaaagaattaaagaattaaagaattaaagaattaaagaattaaagaattaaagaattaaagaattaaagaattaaagaattaaagaattaaagaattaaagaattaaagaactaaagaattaaagaattaaagaattaaagaattgaagaattaaagaattaaagaattaaagaattaaagagttaaagaattaaagaattaaagaattaaagaattaaagaattaaagaattaaagaattaaagaaataaagaattaaagaattaaagaattaaagaattaaaga harbors:
- the LOC120416341 gene encoding neuralized-like protein 4, which produces MSSFHRRCGKRITLANNNRTAMRNISEFNHGLVLSSEPLKDDVLFEVRIDEKIHAWSGSIEIGVTTVNPETTELPPCATKLRNGTWVMSGISVLKDGLSLMEYYGSDLDKLGEGDRVGVVRTAQGELIFFVNGDSQGVSAVDIPKNVYALVNLYGKCVQVSICPSDSLEYGNESTQISQNIDIAMSVEMSVSATANGGGPSGSSSVLDAIDPSDKLRFHTRCGSLVKLSANCRTAERRRPLDEFNNGVVMTHRPLRDNELFEIRIDRLVDKWSGSIEVGVTTHCPSALQFPATMTNLRSGTIMMSGCGILTNGKGTRREYGEFNLDELREGDRVGMMRKSNANLHYYINGRDQGVAATRVSQQLWGVIDLYGMTIKVTIVDRDEREQQNLVTRRNNLMSLPVTEQELIPPSPEIDLSQSDRLLFHPMCGSHASVTHSGRTALRPNASDDFNNGVVLTRRHLRPNEMFQVRLERVVTKWAGSIEMGVTTHSPQELDFPFTMTNVRSGTWMMTGNGVMQNGMTVIEQYGQNLDRLQVGDRVGVVRKDDGTLHFWVNGVDQGPAASNVPEKVYGVIDLYGQAAQASIVDTSECGTPDTGNSTISNTTLFSSEPKLKFHSVHGKNARISNGGLTACRPKALAEFNDSIVFSNRPLRQRELFEIVLETVVDQWNGSIEIGVTGIRPDELSLPSTATDLEHDTIMISGTTLMRNGVTIRNDLPFDLDTLSASSRVGVMRNGDNIHFFINGVDQGPYYECKAPNLYAVIDLYGQCAQVSITTPLPDIRAPYAISENSQSLQATSVIQPALEAKHRWSCISGNVTLMQNWTLASRCTNTALSHCLVFSERPLVVGETFEIKITEINPLYAGSLKVGVTDLNLSDEHVRKNIPISMKRIPANVWYVSGNEVRYNSTLLQKSLASLDWLRVGDRIAIELTASRTLKILLNSEDMNISFQNVSEDIFAVVELLGSTMAAQVISSQGPSSPLRPCSLRLQDSLELGLDPLNKQDSMLESIDSDSLSFEFSECHGKNIQLLDDKKSAGRMQSYHQGVVCLSKPLCKGHSVSIKILQVNPKWKGTIAVGALGVCPTTHQFPFPTSAILFRRPCWIATHDYININGNKTQSKYAEIFEQIQPGTIITLTLTHAGNLGITFGQTQLDDLAIGLPHHIYPVFDIYGRCERIGIVNGDAKGGSPINEELALPAGAVPLGVGGVAEGSSALEVENVPQCEKADLEVHEKETDVAGASNPGTSSSMSRSVMDSVSENLLMNISIKNRTANEARNQDLSNSCCLRDSLQLQHSTNLNIQRSQSTHRFNALQGSFDSNRGELSQSVNFDEGFEDYRSTTGAAATSAAAVTAAASGAAGQANQESNTDPNYLEDVDSNIDFSIQLNESEPEEDSNTIANNRAKLGLPLQNSCSTAPEHQPPAESSAVASTTTTGTSTGRRANVVEFAEDPVVRLSRANSISSAASVLSVAENKDCDYLKLVMGFKRTLMLPDVFFAGDSFGCFCEGCAPSLQGTMVSGWVRFKINQQTLNSSCDGRMTGDDSVWTTAYYNARVEKIRSVLDHGQPLPIESCQFLPEGTTVGDNFVPGTHILLQSQPDSSERSQRSSFHRYMASGVCYRICATFEVRVRSQALSSIEFPDAAGSGVGEGGSSTSGAGSAGLRHWTTKEADACVLTALMVLLAPA